The following is a genomic window from Moorella sp. Hama-1.
CCGGTATTATTTTTGAACCCTGGGCCTTTGAGAGTGTAGCCAACGGTCGCTACTGGCAGGTTCAGGTGTTGAGCCGGGACTACGCCGCCACCCATGAAGCCCTGAATGACTGGGACCCCAGTAACGGCGCGCTATACTTCTTCAACCCGGCCAAGGCCACCAGCCCCTGGATCTGGACCCGGCCCCAAATAACCCAGATCGGCAACCACATCTTTACCCGTTAACTTTTCCCCGCAAACTTCGCCACAGGAGGTCCAAGGCGCTCTGGGTCGACTGCCACTTGATATTCTCCCGCTGGCCGCAGAATAATTCCCGCCGCACCTCCACCTGGCCTTGAAAATCGATCCCCAGGTAAACCAGCCCCACCGGCTTCTCCGTTGTGCCGCCCCCTGGCCCGGCGATGCCGGTAATGCCGATGCCGATTTCCGTCCCCACGGCCCGGCGCGCGCCGCTGGCCATGGCGGCGGCCACCTCGGGGCTCACCGCCCCGTGGGCGGCCAGGACGCCCGGCTCCACTCCCAGGAATTTCACCTTGGCCTCGTTGCTGTAGGTCACGAGACCGCCCAGGAAGTAGTCAGAACTGCCGGGGATGTTGGTCAGGCGGTGGGCCAGCAGGCCGCCGGTGCAGGATTCGGCCACGGCCAGGGTCAGGTGCCGGGCGGCCAGCATGGCGCCGGTCACACCCTCCAGGGTTTCATCGTCAATACCAAAGATGTATTCCCCCAGGCGCTCCCTGATAGCCGCCTCCAGGGGCTGGATGAGTTGCCGGGCCGCCTCTGTATTGCCGGCCCGGGCCGTCAGGCGCAGCGTTACCTCGCCGGGTTTGGCCAGGGGCGCCACGGTGGGGTTATCGCCGTGGAGGAGGTCCTTGACGGTCTCTTCCACCGCCGACTCGCCCATGCCGGTAATCTTCAGCGCCCGGGAAAAGATGACCTCCCGCCGGGCGCCGTAGGGTTCCAGCAAGGGTAACAGCCGGTCCGTTACCATGGGCTCGAACTCCCGCGGCGGCCCCGGCAGCAGGGCATAGACCTTGCCCCCGTGTTCCAGGAAGACCCCGGCCGCCGTACCGTAGGGGTTATCCAGGGCCCGGGCCCCGGCCGGGAGGAGGGCCTGCTTCAAGTTGTTGCTCGTCATGGGGCGCCGGCGGGCCGTGAAGTAACGGGTAATGTTTTCCCGGGCCGCCGGGTCTTCCACCAGGGGCAGGTCCAGGGTTGCGGCCAGGGCTTCCCGGGAAAGGTCGTCTTCCGTCGGCCCCAGGCCGCCGCTGACGATGATCAGGTCCGCCCGCCGGCGGGCATTGTCGATGGCTTCCCGGATGCGTTCCAGGTTATCGCCG
Proteins encoded in this region:
- a CDS encoding competence/damage-inducible protein A, translating into MQAEAIFTGTEMLLGQIVNTNAAFLGRELAAAGINLYRQVVIGDNLERIREAIDNARRRADLIIVSGGLGPTEDDLSREALAATLDLPLVEDPAARENITRYFTARRRPMTSNNLKQALLPAGARALDNPYGTAAGVFLEHGGKVYALLPGPPREFEPMVTDRLLPLLEPYGARREVIFSRALKITGMGESAVEETVKDLLHGDNPTVAPLAKPGEVTLRLTARAGNTEAARQLIQPLEAAIRERLGEYIFGIDDETLEGVTGAMLAARHLTLAVAESCTGGLLAHRLTNIPGSSDYFLGGLVTYSNEAKVKFLGVEPGVLAAHGAVSPEVAAAMASGARRAVGTEIGIGITGIAGPGGGTTEKPVGLVYLGIDFQGQVEVRRELFCGQRENIKWQSTQSALDLLWRSLRGKVNG